A single window of Dermacentor albipictus isolate Rhodes 1998 colony chromosome 1, USDA_Dalb.pri_finalv2, whole genome shotgun sequence DNA harbors:
- the Galt gene encoding galactose-1-phosphate uridylyltransferase isoform X2 yields MTFVAKKHPHIRYNPLKDEWVLVSPQRTLRPWQGKTEKATDVSTARVLDPNNPLCPGARRANGEVNPIYESTFTFRNDFPALLEDAPSPESEENADESGLFRMAEARGTCRVMCFHPCSNVTLPLMSQSEVETVIDEWALQTEQLGQTYTWVQVFENKGEIMGCSNPHPHCQIWASSFMPNEPRLKDKSQKAYFQKTGKPLLVDYVSRELKKNERIVLVSDHWVALVPFWAVWPYETMLVPKRHVTRLYELNAAEKSDLASIMRKLLTKYDNLFSTSFPYSMGWHGAPTGKYLNEDASHWQLHATYLPPLLRSATVQKFMVGYEMLAQPQRDLTPEQAADVLRAQSEVHYTQCSS; encoded by the exons ATGACGTTTGTCGCCAAAA AGCACCCTCACATTCGATACAACCCACTTAAAGACGAATGGGTCCTCGTGTCTCCGCAAAGGACACTTCGTCCTTGGCAGGGTAAAACCGAGAAAGCTACCGACGTGTCGACTGCGCGCGTTTTGGATCCAAACAACCCACTCTGTCCGGGAGCCAGGAGAGCTAATGGCGAA GTCAATCCGATTTATGAATCCACCTTTACATTCAGAAATGACTTTCCAGCTCTCCTGGAGGATGCCCCAAGTCCTG AATCTGAAGAGAATGCTGATGAATCTGGCCTCTTCCGCATGGCCGAGGCTAGAGGCACTTGTCGAGTGATGTGCTTCCATCCATGCTCCAACGTGACTCTGCCCCTGATGAGTCAATCCGAAGTGGAGACTGTGATCGATGAGTGGGCTCTACAGACCGAGCAGTTAGGCCAGACTTATACATGGGTTCAG GTTTTTGAAAACAAAGGGGAAATTATGGGCTGCTCCAACCCTCATCCACACTGCCAG ATTTGGGCAAGTTCATTTATGCCAAATGAACCAAGACTGAAGGACAAATCCCAGAAGGCTTACTTTCAAAAAACTGGGAAACCACTTCTTGTGGACTATGTGTCCCgagaactgaaaaagaat GAACGCATTGTTTTGGTGTCTGACCACTGGGTTGCTCTGGTGCCATTTTGGGCTGTCTGGCCATACGAGACCATGCTTGTACCTAAACGTCACGTGACCAGGCTGTATGAACTGAATGCTGCAGAAAAATCAG ATTTGGCAAGTATCATGAGAAAACTGCTTACAAAGTATGACAACCTGTTCAGTACCTCATTCCCATACTCTATGGGTTGGCATG GCGCACCTACTGGCAAATACTTGAATGAGGATGCGTCACATTGGCAGCTACATGCAACCTACCTGCCCCCGCTGCTTCGATCAGCTACCGTGCAGAAGTTCATGGTTGGCTACGAGATGCTTGCGCAGCCTCAGAGAGATCTGACACCAGAACAA
- the Galt gene encoding galactose-1-phosphate uridylyltransferase isoform X1 yields the protein MAEVGKRFACFLTSEHPHIRYNPLKDEWVLVSPQRTLRPWQGKTEKATDVSTARVLDPNNPLCPGARRANGEVNPIYESTFTFRNDFPALLEDAPSPESEENADESGLFRMAEARGTCRVMCFHPCSNVTLPLMSQSEVETVIDEWALQTEQLGQTYTWVQVFENKGEIMGCSNPHPHCQIWASSFMPNEPRLKDKSQKAYFQKTGKPLLVDYVSRELKKNERIVLVSDHWVALVPFWAVWPYETMLVPKRHVTRLYELNAAEKSDLASIMRKLLTKYDNLFSTSFPYSMGWHGAPTGKYLNEDASHWQLHATYLPPLLRSATVQKFMVGYEMLAQPQRDLTPEQAADVLRAQSEVHYTQCSS from the exons ATGGCAGAGGTAGGAAAACGATTTGCTTGCTTTCTTACTTCAGAGCACCCTCACATTCGATACAACCCACTTAAAGACGAATGGGTCCTCGTGTCTCCGCAAAGGACACTTCGTCCTTGGCAGGGTAAAACCGAGAAAGCTACCGACGTGTCGACTGCGCGCGTTTTGGATCCAAACAACCCACTCTGTCCGGGAGCCAGGAGAGCTAATGGCGAA GTCAATCCGATTTATGAATCCACCTTTACATTCAGAAATGACTTTCCAGCTCTCCTGGAGGATGCCCCAAGTCCTG AATCTGAAGAGAATGCTGATGAATCTGGCCTCTTCCGCATGGCCGAGGCTAGAGGCACTTGTCGAGTGATGTGCTTCCATCCATGCTCCAACGTGACTCTGCCCCTGATGAGTCAATCCGAAGTGGAGACTGTGATCGATGAGTGGGCTCTACAGACCGAGCAGTTAGGCCAGACTTATACATGGGTTCAG GTTTTTGAAAACAAAGGGGAAATTATGGGCTGCTCCAACCCTCATCCACACTGCCAG ATTTGGGCAAGTTCATTTATGCCAAATGAACCAAGACTGAAGGACAAATCCCAGAAGGCTTACTTTCAAAAAACTGGGAAACCACTTCTTGTGGACTATGTGTCCCgagaactgaaaaagaat GAACGCATTGTTTTGGTGTCTGACCACTGGGTTGCTCTGGTGCCATTTTGGGCTGTCTGGCCATACGAGACCATGCTTGTACCTAAACGTCACGTGACCAGGCTGTATGAACTGAATGCTGCAGAAAAATCAG ATTTGGCAAGTATCATGAGAAAACTGCTTACAAAGTATGACAACCTGTTCAGTACCTCATTCCCATACTCTATGGGTTGGCATG GCGCACCTACTGGCAAATACTTGAATGAGGATGCGTCACATTGGCAGCTACATGCAACCTACCTGCCCCCGCTGCTTCGATCAGCTACCGTGCAGAAGTTCATGGTTGGCTACGAGATGCTTGCGCAGCCTCAGAGAGATCTGACACCAGAACAA